The Myripristis murdjan chromosome 8, fMyrMur1.1, whole genome shotgun sequence genomic sequence aaaaacacagtccgtgcgctgctgtaaataaatgcagcccaAAAGGGTTTTTGCGCGGGGACGATGCGTTATCCTAATTTGCTCTGGTCTTATCTAGTCTGCTAGCATGCACAGTGCTTAGCAAGGTCATATTTAAGCTAGGTCAGGAGTTTTCAACTGGTTTTGTCCCAGGGACCACCATTATAACCAAGAAGCAACTCGGGGACCACTGCTTTGGgggatgtttgttttattttgcaccattcttaaaataaaagagtatataggcctatatatttTAAGCACATGTAAAGAAGGCTATTTATTTGCATCAGTGTCTATTTATTTGCACCttgtgataaaaagaaaaacaattaataatgtctgtggatattctcatttatccggGTCATcattctctttgggcaaattgaatcgtaggcaactggacttttatttgtcttaggaagatgtttcgcctcttatccaaggggcttcatcagttcgtACACATtagtctttctagtccgcactaacAGACAAAGGCAGTGGagtaaggtccaggtatttaatctctgtgggtgtgttcatgaaGGCACCGGTTGcacttgaccattgttgtggtctcatgtGAACGACAGCCGTTGggtgctggtttcacttgaccatccTCCTGGGTACCgatgaaagggcaacattataAATCGGAGATAGGTGGTGCCgcagaccccctcccctgttgagggatggtttttccactttcacatagATGGCttcttttactcctctctcaaaccatttgtcctccctgtccaaAATCTTAACATTGCTGTCTTCAAAGGAGTGTGCCTTTTCCTTTAGATGTGAATAGACAGCTGAGGCTGGACCTGAGGAGTTGGCCCTTCTGTGTTGGGCCATGTGTTTGTTCAgtgattgttttgtttccccaaTGTATAAGTCCTTGCATTCCTCACTGCATTGGACGGCATATATCAGGTTGCTCTTCTGATTGTGTGGTGTCCTGTCTTTTGGATGAACCAGTTTCTGCCTGAGAGTGTTTCCGGGTTTGAAACATACAGGGATTTGATGTTTGTTAAAAATCCTCCTGAGTTTCTCTGAAACCCCAGACCCATATGGAATcacaatgtttttgtgtttgtcttttattttctcagcatCCTCAGTGTTGGTATTCTTTCTGGAGCGTATTTTGTCAAAAGTCCAACTCGGATAGCCACAAGTTTTCAGGGCTTCCCTTAGGTGTTTGTGTTCTTCAGCTTGGGCCCGAGTAGAGGTTGGAACGTGCTGATAACTCCCAGTTTGTGCTCCTGTGGATGGTGTAAAAATTACCATACATACACTAGAAATCTATCAGTCTGGACTATATTGTCCCAGAAAAACTAAAGAGTCCTTCAAACACAGTTTCAGATTTGTGAAACCTTTATTCTATTTGTGAAAACTGGATAAAGGGAGATTTCACTGCTTTTGTTTCTCCAtccagatcacatcagatcagaggcctgtatcacaaagctggatTAAGGcattagcgagataacttcaggctcaactttggattttctgtatcacaaagctggttcacctctaaTCGGGATAGGAAACCTTTCCTGAACCTGTAAGATTGAAGATAAGATTGAATCCAATATAAAGAAAGATTGGCTCagttaattagctctaaatgtTTTTGGGGGCCAAATTATTCCTGGGTaagagaatgggcctgattgacagctcactgatgcaaatgtgaaaaaggatcatttgtccccttcattcaagagggcgagtaggcctttatatttgtattttgttcctGCTAAATTCTAACGCAGCtcagtatctgattttattcaggctgtcaaCCTGATGCACTGACGTGACTGTTTTGGTGTCAGCTTTATTATTGGCGccagctttattttattatagcctttatgacaggctataataaaaaggcaaacttaccaaatgcaatgatgttcttgtgttgtgtttttgtgtttttacttgctcccaCATCCTTTTAACCCATGAAGTTACACCTGGGGGAATTCAGCTATACCTGTCATAcacgcagcacatctgtgcagtgcagtgagttcatgggTTTCAGTGTCAGATGTGGACTACTCAAGCCATTGATGTGTAACTTGAGCATTTATGCAGTCAGCAATACATTaccaagcattctgccttctcttcgcggcagccatGATGTTCGATTTAgtttgtaaatgttgtttttcctcctcatacctttccagtataatacgctGTTCTTTCGCCGTGACATACgctgtgcgtttttccttgttgctcatgtttgtgattggtgtGCTGCCTCGGAACCCACCCCTTATACGTGtacgttcacggctcttgatgaggcaaacctggaatcgaatgagcgagttgataaccagcgtcgtgataccggttatccctgatcaccatgatcagCACCATGGTGGGCAGAGCCTTCAGCCGCTCTGCTCCCAAACTCTGGAACTCACTCCCTCCGGACATCCGTAACATcgactctcttcctctgttcaaATCTAGACTCAAAAGTCATCTGTTTAAAACTGCATACTCTGTAATTGCACTATTTCCATTGTATTTTATATACtcttttacctgtgttttttttttttactgtttgtttcatctattgtaaagtgtccttgagtgattttgaaaggcgcttataaataaaatgttttcttcttcttcttcttcttattattatcatctcCATTAGTGTAGCTGGATAGGTCTGAgcaatccagggaaaactgagcttgcttcgtgatacaggcctcaggtattTATTCAGTCGAGGCTAACGCAGGACAAATGCAGGaaagtcataaatattcatggTAACTGAACGTAAATGGccagttttcaaatttcatcctcattattttcattatgatTGTACAGTGATTTCCATGGATCTCAGGCCTATAGTAATAAGCTTCTCTTCATTGTCCCTTTCATACCAATTTTATGTGGAGACAAAATGacttctctgtttttgtggctGCGATCATCCAGCAAAGGAGCATCATGGATCTTGTTTACATGATGAAGAAATGGTAACAGGCTGAGGTAAACTTCCAAGCATGGTTttccttaatgtgtgtgtgtgtgtctgtgtgtgtgtgtgtttcagtgttgcctcagcagctgctggtgagtaaagaagaggttccccctgagcagcaggagtgcagcCCCAgtgtggagcaggaggagccagagcccccccacattaaagaggaacaggaggagctcaGTATCACCAAGGATATCCCATTCACTCCTGCCCCTGTGAAGAGTAAAGATGATGAAGAGAGAGTTCAGTCCTCACACcttcatcaaagccaaactgaggagaacagagaggcagagcctccggccagcagctccactgaaacaGAAGCTGATGAAGAGGATTTCCAAGCAAGTAGTGATGGCCAGCTGCTCTCTTCACACTCCTCTGAATCTgagactgaagacagtgaagatGACTTGGAGGAGACTGGAGAGCCTCAGTCAGGTTTAGCCTCAGTGAGTGAAGTCCTTTTCAGCCATGACAGATCTGAGGCTGGAGAGGAGTCGTCTTCCTTCtctgtgaagagagagaaaccattcagctgctcagtttgtgCTAGGAGATATTGGCATAAAACTCacttaaacaaacacatgaaagacCACAACAAACCATTCAGCTGCCCAGTTTGTGCTAAGAGATTTGCACGGAAATTTTACCTAAAGAAACACAGGAGAGTCCACAAAGAAGAGAAACCTTTTTGCTGCTTAGTCTGCGCTAAGAGCTTTACACTTAAAACTCACTTATACAAACATATGAAAGTCCACAAAAAAGAGCAACCTTTTAGCTGCCCATTCTGTGCTAAGGAATTTTCAATCAAAAGTCTATTAAACGCTCatatgagagtccacacaggagagaaacctttcagctgctcaatATGTGGTAAACATTTTTCACGGAAATCTGGCTTAAATgcacacatgagaatccacacagaAGAGAAACCTTTCAACTGCTCAATTTGTTGTATCAGTTTCAGACAGAAATATAACTTAGATGCACACTTGAgtatccacacaggagagaaaaatttgagctgctcagtctgtgctaAGAGATTTACAGGGAAAAGTCAATTAAAAATTCatatgagagtccacacaggagagaaaccttttcGCTGCTCACTTTGTGGTAGACGTTTTACACAGCAATCtgacttaaatacacacatgagTATCCACCCAGGAAAGAAACTTTTCAGCTGCCGATTCTGTGCTAAGAAATTTATATGGAAAAGTCAATTCAAGGTTCATATGGTACGCCACATAGCAGAGAAACGTTTCAGCTGCTCAATTTGTGGTATCAGTTTCAAACAGAAATGTAACTTAAATGCACACATGAgtatccacacaggagagaaacctttcagctgctGAGTTTGTGGTAAAAGTTTTAGAAAGAAATGTTCCTTAAATATACACGAGTGTCCACTCAGGAGAGAAAACTTTTAGCTGCTCAATTTGTAAACAATTTACACAGAAGTGTAGCTTAATCACAcaagagtccacacaggagaggaaTCTTTTAGCTGCTCAAATTGTGGTAAATGTTTCactcaaaaaaaataaagaaacacatgATTGTCCACTCAGGACAGAAACCCTTTAGCTGTTCAGTCTGTAATCAGAATTGTACATGTAAAAgtcacataaacagacacatgagaatccactcAGGAGAGAAACTGGGCAGCAGTTTCTGCAGGCATGACCGTGTTAAAAGTCTTAAGTGTGttggtgagagcagcagcagctgaagctgCAGATCTGCTGCTTGAACTGAATTGTTCAACAGGACAACAAACTAGAAAACATGATGACTGTCCATGACTCAGGACGAGGAAACTCAAACTCTTCtcagtcagtgttgttgttggagatgCAGCCACATGtgaacactgctcacacacatcttGTGTTAATGCAAGCTCATTGAAGAGAGAAattcttgttgttgctgtccGGCTCAAATTCAGGTTTATGTTCccttgtcactttgatcatctGATACATGTAAGTTAATGTTCTGGCCAGCAACTCAACATTTGTCATTCTTTATTGGAATTATATTCTTAGACATCAATGTAGTTTATTGTAGTACAcactttgttttctgcattAATAACAAGGAACTGTTCAGGAGGTGTCACAGTTTCTCCAAATTTCAAAGCAATatgacagattgacagatggaATGTTGACAGATGAACAAAGGAATGGCAATTTTCACAATATGTGGTATTGTACTTCACATTGtaacatgtttctgtgtggtgAACATCAGTTTGGTTATTGATGAGGTGATGTTGCAGATGTAAGCATGTTGCCTTTTTACAAATATATAGTTTGAAGTGCAGAGTGTTTCTTCCTGTGTCTTGTTGTGGACAGTCTTCTCATGAACCTTCCACCCATGttgatttttgtattgttttcattaTGTGTATATGAGGTAAAATCTGTTCattgtactttcttttttttgcacagtatgTGATATCAGGAGGAAAAAGAACGCATTAATAGGTGAAGTCGTAATCACAGAGCAGGTGTGTttactgaaacacattttttttagtttcacatTTAGCGTACGATGAATCCATTAGATTGTTTGCCTGTAAATtattgttttgatgtcagcAGGTGTGAACTATTCATATAACTATTCAtacttaaataaatgcatttagtTAAGTCACTATAACCCGTGATGGACTCTTTAATGTACTGATAACAAAATatcagaaataaagaataaattagGACATCGATTAATAATAGCAAAAAAATCTTTCAGCATCAGATGTTATCTGAAGTGTATTTATCAGTGGCGAgcggtgacgtttttgtgtagtcatgctatGGTACCAATTTCATGCGACTGCCCGTGAGGGCGCAAGCTTGAAAAATTTTGGACATTTATTTGttaataaaaacgcataatatggtttttaactattcTATAtcaactcgattttgatagacacgcgtgcgtattttgccccaatgttaccaacaacaatgtgttgcaatttacagtgtaaatgaaagcggaaattattagaacggacgggtgatgcagtaataaccagttacagagtcaagcaaatgacacatgaacatgctcacactgttaccaacaaaatgttggaatttaccatgagatcggAACTATTCggacgtgccacggggtgaaaacacacagcaatgtcaccagctagcctacatggtcaatgaaatgacacataaacatgcccagctgcccatcaggctacgcaccaaagtgataaacgtcagagaacacttctttttcataacacctgcaatagcctaaatcgatgaaacatgccaggttactcaattgaagttgtattttcaccccttttgattggcacgatgcagatgaaagaccaaactaatgttaacgttcccgtgctagctagccagctaaccacgttaacggtagctagctgtcaagtgaatgacttgctgttgccgctgaacatttcaagcgagcttgctacgtagctactcgtgttgcgcatgcgtcttctgaaaagctggttcacagacagcttattttccattcaaaacgcccacgtacagaaacaccggctacaaaactactgtgaatactcggtatcacagagcgcatgcgcGCGACAAGCTGTCAACTTTGCAGCATTTCACTAGCAGAatgagatagatacgtgtatataggcagtggtttgcaaccaaaatgatagaaataaggtatattataaaaggacacactaggagaccaacattttaaagattttaattgaagggcttgggcatgcgctgcattaatagcttattatgaccgcaCGCCCCTGGTATTTACAAAAGGTTATTATGAGCTGTAGTTGTGTCAGAAATTAAAAAGCCTCTAGTGGTTGTGTCAAGTGCAACACTGCAGTGTCAAGTAAGTGAAAACCCCCACATGAAGAAGCTGGTGGGGTAGTGAATGGATAAACCAATGTACTGGACCTGCAGTCTCATGCCAGCACTGATGAGAGATACATTTGGAAGAAAACTGGTTCAGTTTCCAGGGATGGCATTTGGTATGGTCCCAATGGTAATCCTTGTGTACCTCAGTGTCTGTTTCCCAACTATGCAAAGTTGACATAGGGTAAAGACCATG encodes the following:
- the LOC115363633 gene encoding zinc finger protein OZF-like, whose amino-acid sequence is MCDVQELMCLIQQQQAAAARDTVELFERTLAAHEEQLRQLREENERQRKQLDALLQPQVRLERAVLPQQLLVSKEEVPPEQQECSPSVEQEEPEPPHIKEEQEELSITKDIPFTPAPVKSKDDEERVQSSHLHQSQTEENREAEPPASSSTETEADEEDFQASSDGQLLSSHSSESETEDSEDDLEETGEPQSGLASVSEVLFSHDRSEAGEESSSFSVKREKPFSCSVCARRYWHKTHLNKHMKDHNKPFSCPVCAKRFARKFYLKKHRRVHKEEKPFCCLVCAKSFTLKTHLYKHMKVHKKEQPFSCPFCAKEFSIKSLLNAHMRVHTGEKPFSCSICGKHFSRKSGLNAHMRIHTEEKPFNCSICCISFRQKYNLDAHLSIHTGEKNLSCSVCAKRFTGKSQLKIHMRVHTGEKPFRCSLCGRRFTQQSDLNTHMSIHPGKKLFSCRFCAKKFIWKSQFKVHMVRHIAEKRFSCSICGISFKQKCNLNAHMSIHTGEKPFSC